tgactgcacaagtgCAGCATAACAGAACTGGACCGTCAGCCTTTGCCAGTTAAGAGAGCAGGAATCCAGACTCCGCAAATCCAACCCAGGTCTCTTATGTGATAGTGCTCTGTACTAACTACAGAGTCAGCTTTATAGAGTGTCAGCCTGACTGAAGTGTTCCACACACAACCCAACAGCACAATCAGGAAGAggcatcaaaacatgttttcagTAGTATCCACCAGAGGTCACTGTTTGCACAGGTAAAAGCTATCAGGATTCCAGCACTTTGCTAGTTGAGCTTTTGGTGAAACAGCCCAAATTAAAGACACTGGATAATCAGGCATTTAAACACACagcttccattaatttcagtgggccTTGTGTGGCTAAATCTCCTAGTCCTCTTGGGAAAAGTTTGCTTAGTTTACTACTAAGCATATTATAACTTGGGCTGGGCAGGACACTGTTTTTTCCATTCCAGGAGATCCTGAAAATttttcccatcccaaatcaggatggaaaaaaaaaatcaatcacaaaTTTTAATGAActgacaaataaaaaaaattgtttttgtttgggtcaatcaaaacatttcatttcaactttttttctttttaaaaaaaaacctgtttagcATAAATTAAGTTAAATTTTGAAAGGAAAAGTCATTTTGACCCaaaaaacttttcatttaaataacGTCAAAAGGGGATGTTTCAacggtttcaaaatgtttttcccAACATTTCCTTAAGTCAGGAAACTCATCAAACCGACCCTTTCTTTCAAGCAgctttggttttgacaaatcagcattttttggtgaaaaaatgttttgtcaaaaaattgcTGACCAGCTGTAATTATAACATTCCCTAtaagggcagagctgggtgggttgGGTTGAGACATAAGACTACATTAATGCTCTCCCATACTCCCTCCTGTCTCCACACGGATATGCAATAATGGTATTTAAAAAAGGATGGAAATACCATTCCAGACAAAATATTAAAAAAGTCAGAGCATTGGCAGGCAATGGGGAATGGAACCTTTTCCAGCTCGAGATTCTTACGTTCCGTATCACGCAATCCTGCTTGAGCAGAAAACATTTTGCTATTCTGTACAAACGGCATTCTGGAACTTGCCCCCATATTTATTGTCTCACAATGACTTCTGCAGCAGGTGTAAAGTAAAAAGAGGTGATATTTCTCAAAATGCCAAACTGAACCCAGAATCTGAGACTCAAGATAGAATCTTTCTGGTTATTCAGTCACGGTTAGTACTAAAGACCCCACAACTGGAACTTATTTAACAAACCTCTCGATGCACAAACCACAAAAGAATCCAGCTCAGTCTCCCGCCAGTGCATTCAGAAGTACTTACGTCAGCCCGAATAAATAGTCTGTAATTTTTTCAGTTAGATTCTTACTCTGTTAATCTGTCGtcatttttacattttctgaCTGTAACCACCTTGTAATGACAGTGGCAAAACTCAGACTATTCAGTCATGGGTTAGTGACGACGGTGTTTCAAATCACATCTCAGATCGACTGTTAAATAATGATTTGATATCTATTTCTAAATGGAGAGCTAGATAATGCATCATGGCTGAGATGCGAACCGTCTGGCTTCTGCCTGCCCAGAGTATGGCCACCAATACTACTGCTGATGAGGAACGCAATTCGCACACATCCCATATTCAAATAAATTAAGTCATAAAGTATATGTAAATTAGcatgtttgtgtttttttaatgaaatattaaacACTGCAAAattatgagagagagaagctgaggCAGCAAGTGCCAAGTCACCCAGGGatttaaatgttcattttaaaTTCACCCATGAATTTGGGTGCTTGTTAAACAGTAGGCAGGCCTGCAAACTCCCCCTCACATTTTAATGTACCTCCCTCTTTATCTGCAGCATCCTCTTCAATTGCATTGACTCACACAATCAGGACAAGATGCAACTCAACCTGTTATTCCTGTCTCAATACAGCTCTTGAGCAGAGGTGGTCAACAAGGCCACACTGTGTACTGCTAACGATGATTAATTATAACTCCCAGGTACTGAAGACTATGTCGTCAAATCAACACACTAAGCTGTGACGGCCTGAACTACATTTAGTAGCATCCTCCAGTCACAAGATGTACAGAACATTATGCAACACTCAGAGCCGCAACAAAGGCCATGGACTATACTCACTATATCCACGGGCAGAGTATCAAGTCATTCTGGTCTTAAAGATTCTTTATACTGTAagggcagggccagattctgatcgcTCTTACGTTAGTTTCAGTTTACACATGTGTAACTGAGGACAGAATTAGGCCCATTGTCTTTTGTCTAAAAAGCCCCATGACATTATTCAAATCATTTTCATGCAAAATCATTGCTGACATTTGAAGGCTTGAAATAAATTTAGCCCAAAGATCTCAGAGGGCCTTAATTTGCACTACATTTGAATGGATGATCCTTTCATTGGAATATAATATTTTATAATCAGCGCTTGGACTCTAGCTGCAGGTAGCATGTGCACAAAGCATGCAGGACAGAACCAGAATTGGTTTTTACTGCACCAGGAAAATGTTAATCCAAAGTAAACACATTAAATAATAGAAACAGTGTTCCCTGGGAGGAAACAAACTGCCAACTGAAGTGTTAGTGTACACTGTACTGAAGTTAGCATCACAGAGATAATATATTGGTTTGTAGTACAATATTTCATAGGCAATCTCAAACCTGAAAGCCCTGTTGTCAAGAGTAAACTTGAATTATGATTGCTACACCTGATCTTTTTCTTTCCATCGTCGAAATTATTAGTTACTGTTACCACCAGCTTGCTCTGGATCTTATGGAACAGAAAGAGACTATTTAAGTTCCTCTGTGCAGGAGAAAACAACGTAAGATGTTAGAGCAGCGGAGAAGTATAGCAGATGTAGGGTGACTCCTTTTCCATTTTGTTCCCAATCCTGCACTCACTGAAGacggacttcaatgggagcaggagcagaccaTTTGTTTCACTGTTTTCTATTTTCCCCTGTCACTCGCATAGGGCTATATTCTGAAAACCATTATTCTCACTGATGAGCACCCTTACTCCAGAAGCATTACCGCTGAACTCAGTGGGAATGCCTAAGAGGCCAGTCACAGAGATACCAGAGTCTGTCCCATAGGGTAGAAGAAAAATCTTCCTCATATCTAAAGGTCAGTGATTCTAAATAGGCAGGAACAAGACCCAAGGGACCATGATGAATTCCTACCTTCCCTTCATTTTTAGgtgcctttttcttttttaaactctttACTGTCCAGCAAAACCAACAGCCCTTCAGCATCCTACAGACACAGTCCCAAACCCTGCAGCTCACAATAATGTTATTGCACTGCCTGAGGCCAGGCCTGAAGGACACTGCACTATTTGGTTGTTCTGGaatcctcctcttccctctcctgGGAAAGAGAGACAACTCGTTTTCCTAGGCTAAACAGGCTAAGCCAGTCCTTGAACCGGCCATCGAGGAGGTGGGCATAAATGTCACCTGACTCTCTCATTcataaaaagaacgaggagtacttgtggcaccttagagactaacaaatttatttgagcgtaagctttcatgggctacagcccacttcatcggatgcatgcagtggaaaatacagtaggaagatatatatatatatatatatagacacacacacacacagaacatgaaacaatgggtgttaccatacacactctaacgagagtgaccagttaaggtgagctattaccagcaggagagaaaaaaaactttttgtagtggtaatcaaaatggtccatttgcagcagttaaCAATAAGTTGTGAGgaacggggagggagggggaaataaacacggggaaatagttttactttgtgtaatgacccatccactcccagtctttattcaagcctaatttaatggtgtccattttgcaaattaattccgattcagcagtctctcattggagtctgtttttgaagtttttttattgtaatattgcgacttttaggccTGAAATCgaatgaccagggagattgaagtgttctccaactggtttttgaatgttataattcttgaagtctgatttgtgtctatttattcttttacatagagacgtatgtcttatgctcaaataaatttgttagtctctaaggtgccacaagtactcctgttctttttgtggatacacactaacacggctgctgctctgaaacctctCATTCTTAACAGGCCTGAAAAGGGACAGGTCCATTTCCTCTCCACTCACCCAGGCTTCTATAGGGGGCAGATATAACCGGACCCTTTCAGGACGATCGGAAGGATGCTGGTTTAAGATTTAAAATCCCCTTTAATTTACTAGCTTTACAGCTTCCTTCGTGTGGTGttttattgtgtttgtttctgtctcAAACGACCACGCTGTTGaaagaataaaatgttttgaatggCTGGAAAAGGTTAAAATTAAACTGCTTACTTTTTCTTGTCTTTATCCTTCTTCAGTGGCTGCTGCGAAGTAGCTTGCAAGGACTGATACTGCAGGGTTTCAACTGCTAGTTTCCGCCTGTTGAAGGCATtcatctcctcctccagctccctcctcttctcctccacCTTCCTCTTCTCTTCCTGATGTATCCTCTTTAAATGCTCAAACTTTTCGTGTAGCTGGTAGAAGACAGACTCCATGAGCAATGCCTCCCCGACCGTCTGCTGGGctactgccccaggccccacttcTCCCCAAGGAGCAGCAATCACAGGCTCTTGCTGCTGTGCAGAGTCCCACTGAGGTCACAGAGCTTCACCGCAGGACTGAGGGGCTGAAATTGCTGCTCTCTCTGCAAGACAGGAGCCTAAACTACCTGCTCTTTGCATATTACTAGCCTTTGTATGTAAAGTGCAAGTCATGACAAACTCAACATTGTCtgtctcaatctctctctctagctcaggggtaggcaacctatggcccgggtgccgaaggcggcacgtgagctgattttcagtggcactcacactgcctgggtcctggccaccggtccggggggctctgcattttaatttaattttaaatgaaacttcttaaacattttaaaagccttatttactttacatacaacaatagtttagttatatattatagacttctagaaagagaccttctacaaagtTTAACATGTacgactggcacacaaaaccttaaatcagagcgaataaatgaagactcggcacagcactgctgaaaggttgctgacccctgctctagctgctCATTCTAATGTAGAACAACAAGAGGGGAAGGAGGTCTTAGGGCCAGGGCACTGGATTAGGACTCAAAAGATCATGATTCAGCTCCCAGCTTTATCACAGGCTTCCTCTGGGATCTCAGTCATGATAGTACGTGCCTGATTTTCACAGCCCCCGTTGGTACCACCCGGAGTTGTGGGTGCCCAGCTCCTCTGAGAAGCCTTAATTTTCAGAAGCATCAAAGTGGCTTAGAAGCCTATGACCTCACTGAGACTTACGCaattattcccattgtacagaacggggaggagggaggcacagAGAATAACATTTCCAGAAGAATCTGAGCCCCCGCTGACATTCAATGGGACTTACGCTTTtaagtcacttagggtatgtctacacagcattttggagtgagCCCCCGCAGCCTGGGTCAACAGGCTCCTGCTAGCCGCGCTTGCACTAGAGTTCTAAAAATAGTTGTCTAGACAGCACTGTGCAGCTGCAGCTTGAGCTGGAGCTTGGGCAATGATACTACTCCAGCAGTTCTCCAAGATTtctattggtgacccctttcacacagcaagcctctgagtgcgaccccccttataaatcaAAACCACATTTGTCGCTATTGAACACTATTATAAACActggaggtgaagcggggttTGCGGGCAGAGGCTGAAAGCTCAGGACCCTCAAATAATAACTTCGTGACTCCCTgagcgacccccagtttgagactcTCTGGCCTACTCCCTaagtttcagagcctgagcaTCCACTCACTCCTGcttgctccaaaatgctgtgtggaCATAACCTTAGGTAGTTTTCAAAATGTCATCCTCTGTGCCTCCCTCTCTGATCTGTACAGGGAGAATAATTCCCTACCATGCCAGGCTACTGCagggataaattcattaatgtttgtgaggtgtCCAAATCCCACAGTGATGGGGTCCACGTGAGCATCTAGCTAGATACCACTGCGTATATTTgagacccagacccaccctcGGGTGCTAGGATATGCTACTTGGGGGACTGTTACGTTACTCTGCTCACTGTGTTCAGCTCACAGCTTTCACGTGCTCACACTTCATCCACATCTGGACCTCAGAGCTGAACGTGTGGCTTGGGCTCATCTCGCAGGTCTCTGATATACCcacctctctttccttctctttcagTTCTGATTCAGTCTCCTTGACTTTATTCACAAACATTTGCCTCATTTCTTCCTCTTTCTTCTGCAGTTCACCAAGGAACTCTTTTCTTTTGGTCTCATAGGTTTCTTGAAGGCTGGATAAAAAGCAAACGAGACACTATGGTATTATTCAGTAGTGACTAGCAAGGCTATGCCCATCTAAATTGCTTGAAGGCAGAGGggacagagaagagaaaaatatCTCCATCAGCAGAGAGGTTCAAAATCTATGTTAGCAGGTCTCAGTCTAGTGGCCTGATGTTGCAAGCTCTCTGCCCAAGGGGATTCCAGCTGATGGAAGGTTTGCAGGATCACTACTGGAAATGGATTGGGAAGATAAGGGTCACTCACCTGAATGGCTGGCTGTCAGGATCTGTGTCCTTGAACCCCATCTCCTCCAGCTTGCACCGTCTGTACAGCTCATAGTGGCGGGTGTGAGTCTGTTCCCGAAGATCTTCCATGTTGACTCGAATCAGCATTTCTCGCAGTTTCACAAAGTCACAATGGCTTTCATTCTCGACTGATTAAACAGAAGGGAAGAAATTCAGCAAACACCGGGTGAGGGGGATTGAGGGGCGGGGGAGGATTGCAAGGATACGGGCAGGACAGATTAACCTCAGCGAGATCCTCTCTCAGGGAATGTGTACCTCTGGTGCAATGAGTGAAGCTTTCCAACAGGAGAGCATTGCAGAAGCAGGGCCTTCCCGTTTCAGAAGCATCTGCCTAGGCAGGAGACTGCTCTTTACCAGGGTTCAAGGTTCTAGGGCTAGGACAGCATTTCCAAGAGCAAGGGTCATGAGCACAAAAGGAACTAATGGCAGACCTAGGAGAGGAGCTATGGGACTTGGTGCCTTCCATACACAGCTGGCCATGGCCATGGGTGTCATAAATCATACGCGTTCTGAGAGGGGCTCCGAAAGGAGGAGCAGCACTCGAGGGAGGGCACTTGTACTGCACTAAACATCCCAGCACAGCACAGAGTGAACGCCTCCGAAGCACCTGAACAAGCTAGGGAGGGTTACAGTCCCCCACCTAGACATTCAGCACAGAGCCACCATTGCTGGGAGGGtcactggaagagagagagaagcagaaagaCCCTCAGGAGCAGCTGAAGTTCCCACCCTGCTCTGAGAAGTGTTCCCACACACTGTATAAAGCCAACCCTCCTTCCAAGGCTTGAGTTGCATTGGTTACAACGGCTCATCATAAACTTCAGTCTAAGCTTTCACCCTAAAATTGGCTGCTCCTAGGGTTTTCCCTGCTGGAACCTCTCTGATCCAGAGCTTAGCTCTCTCTGTTCAGaacctgctccagcctggctagCAAAGGGAATGCACCTGCCGGTATGACCCAACCGTAACCACACTGCACCTTCAGGCACCTGATAACTTGATTCAACAAAGGAGCCATGAATGGTGATACAGAGTCCTTGGGTCTCTTGCCCTGGCACCCACACACGGACATGGTGGTAGAAGGAAGACGTGCAGGAGAGAGTGTGAGCACACACACACGCCGAGAGGCTTCACAGCTCTGAAATGTGCCATGCTGTTGACTTCCTTACCTTGCACCACCCCCCATGGGTATTGCCGAGCTCTCACCAGCTTGTTTCCAACTTTCACCTCCTCTGTGCTGCCAACAACGGCAAAGGGCAGATGAGCCTGAAACAGAATCAGCCCAGGGATTCAGTGCACACGCTAGAATCTCTCACAGGCATCAGTCTTACAAAGCGACCATGAGCTGCTTCTAGCCAGGCACAAAATCTGCTTCAAAATCATTTATCTCAAGCACAGAATCTTCGTTACTCAGCGTGAAAATCTCCACTCTGAAACGGTATAGGGCACCCTGCGTGCCCAACACCTGCTTGCCATGGAGCGGTGCAGTGCGGCTTGGAGCCAGAGCATGGCACAGCAGGTTCAGGTACCGGCTTTGGCACTGAGTCAGTTAGAGAGAGATTTTGTTAATGCCCTGGACAGTTACTTCCAAACTACAGCTGTTCCCAACACATAAAGCATCACTGGATTCCATGGCCCGCAAGTAGAGGCCCCTCCCTGCCAGATTGTTCTTATTGCTGTAGCATCCCCAGTGTGCTAAGCCCTTTCCGCACACAGAGGGTGGGACGATGCCTTCTTTGAAGAACATACACACAAAGACATTTGTTAGTGGTGATTTGCACAGCAGCTCACATGAAGGTACAGGATGGGGCGTTTGCAGGACACATCACATGCTGGTTTAGTTATTAGAGACACAGTTATTAGAGACATGGTGTCCAAGAGTGAGGGCGGGGGGAGAATCACAACACGTTTAGGGAACGTGGCATCAAGATGACGTCGTCAGCTTTGTAAGTGCAGTAAAGGAGGGCATTGGTTGAGAACACAGTGTTCGTTGGACACAGCCCTTACATAGAGAGCTACAGGCACTGTCAGTCGCTCTGTCCCATCCCAAGGCAAATATCAATTAGAGAACGTGTGTTACATTCTCACTACTCTCCTCACATCACTGCTTCTCTCCTCTGTCACGGCACTAATGCTGGAGGTTGGAAAGTCACGCTGCAATAAGTGTTATGGCAATTACCAGTACAGAATGACCACCCAGCCACACACTAAGCACCAGACAGCTGATCTTCCCCAAACACCAGCACATGCAGAGTTTTACTGTTATAGATACAAGACTGGTCCGATTACCTGCTGGTCAGCCGGCAAAGCTCTCaatagtcaatgggagctttgctggAACAAGGAGCACAGAAAACACTAGGAGGTAGGTATTATAGTGGTAACCAGATGCGGGTAGGTATTATGCTCCCTGTTACAGCCAGTATCCAGAGTTCACCACACTGTTAAACGTACTGCAATCTTGTTCTGCTTCCCAGGGATTTCAATGGGGAGAGGTTAACAGAGGTCCTTAATTAATAGGAGGAAGTAGACTCAAAAGTAGAACCCATGGGGAAATGTTCCCTCTTCCTCTCACCATgaacaattttaacaaaagcaaaagaattttcattttcaacttttttctgcatttttcagtttttttatcccccccccccaaaaaaaaaaccagcaaccAAAACCAGCCAATGGGgcaaacattttttgtttatatTGCAAAATTTTGcccaaatttttcagtttttggttgccagaacacacccccaccccatttccatatttgtggggtgggggttttGGTGAGAGACAAAAACATTTAATCAAAAATGGAAATTTACTGTGGAAAAAAACAATTTTAGTTTAAAAACCCCCAAACACCCTACTTCAGATGAAAAATGTCAACCAACTCTACTCAAAAGCACAATTCAGATTCCAGATAGCCCAGTTCATGGAAATAAGCAAGACTCACACTCACTtaaaccagggctgaatttggccttaaaaaaacccaacaacacagCAGAGTACAATCATccctatttttattttaagttggGCTCAATCTATTTGGCTTCCTTGGCTTAGGAGACTctaaactagagctggttgaaattcttCATTCAAAGCTTCCCCTCCCCGCCATGAAAAatgaccttttttaaaaaaaaaaaagacgaacAATTTTGGCGCAAAGTTTCCTGTTTCAAAATCTATTAAGTCTtcaacaaaaaattaaaactcaaaaatgtttcagtttttctcctctccctccaactcTTCTCCATTTTCTCCTTTTTTCATTTTGCTTCTGGAAAAGGATGGGGAAAAACCCCAAACTTCAAAAGCTGAACACTTTTCTGTTTTCTCATCCCTAAAGTCAGAAAATTTCTAATTTtttctaaacatttaaaaaacaaaaaaaaattgcaaaaaacaTATTACGACTTGCTGCAAACCCAGCCTTGAAATATCAGCATGCAATCTATTTTAGAGCAGAACATGGCCTCTCATAAGAACTGTATGAGATAAGTAACAGTCACActttaattaaattcctgtaCAGTGAGGTTGAAAGGCACAAACAAAATAATGTCTCTTCCTCTCTTTAGCAATAGCCCTAGGCCTCTGTCAGATCCACTGCTCATCTTTAAAACACATCTAGTAACCACACAACCCCCTTGAGGACCCACTTTAAAATGCGTCATTGTCCAGCAGTTTCCTTTGTTACAATATTCAGAGGAAAGGCAATAAGCAGCATTACTCACATTCATTACGGAGTTGATCTCTGCGACAGCTTCGTCATCCGTGGGGAACTGATAGATCTGCACTCCGTTACTGACCAGCTCACTCATTATCTTTATCTTAAACTTGTGCAGCT
Above is a genomic segment from Mauremys reevesii isolate NIE-2019 linkage group 8, ASM1616193v1, whole genome shotgun sequence containing:
- the SEPTIN8 gene encoding septin-8, with amino-acid sequence MAATDLERFCNEEKRNLSLGGHVGFDSLPDQLVSKSVTQGFSFNILCVGETGIGKSTLMNTLFNTTFETEEASHYENAVRLRPRTYDLQESNVHLKLTIVDAVGFGDQINKDESYRPVVDYIDTQFENYLQEELKIRRSLFNYHDTRIHVCLYFITPTGHSLKSLDLVTMKKLDSKVNIIPIIAKADTISKSELHKFKIKIMSELVSNGVQIYQFPTDDEAVAEINSVMNAHLPFAVVGSTEEVKVGNKLVRARQYPWGVVQVENESHCDFVKLREMLIRVNMEDLREQTHTRHYELYRRCKLEEMGFKDTDPDSQPFSLQETYETKRKEFLGELQKKEEEMRQMFVNKVKETESELKEKERELHEKFEHLKRIHQEEKRKVEEKRRELEEEMNAFNRRKLAVETLQYQSLQATSQQPLKKDKDKKN